A genomic window from Silene latifolia isolate original U9 population chromosome Y, ASM4854445v1, whole genome shotgun sequence includes:
- the LOC141630908 gene encoding protein FAR1-RELATED SEQUENCE 5-like, whose translation MLKEHIIGFENIGANLNDFKNFHRDVKCNIHEWDGQMFVDHFKEMAVNRPGFYFDYDVDSDGSLSKAIWADGIARRKYSIFGDGVSFDPTYSTNKYDMAFTPFTGEDHHKRSVTFYGALVVHEVAESFQRVFSHFLAAMGRKEPKYIITDQDPVPSKYGVTREDYSEFLKKLNAIIWDEDIEAAEFDAKWEEIGREHTVNNID comes from the exons ATGCTGAAGGAACATATTATTGGGTTTGAGAACATTGGAGCTAActtaaatgattttaagaactttcacagaGATGTGAAATGCAACATTCATGAATGGGACGGTCAGATGTTCGTAGACCACTTTAAGGAAATGGCTGTTAATAGGCCAGGGTTTTATtttgactatgatgttgattcCGACGGTAGTCTGAGTAAAGCTATATGGGCTGACGGTATCGCTAGAAGAAAATACTCTATTTTTGGTGATGGAGTGTCGTTCGATCCAACCtattccaccaataagtatgaTATGGCCTTCACACCTTTCACCGGGGAAGATCACCATAAACGATCAGTCACGTTCTATGGAGCGCTGGTTGTGCATGAAGTTGCTGAGTCATTTCAAAGGGTTTTCAGCCATTTTTTGGCTGCGATGGGTAGGAAGGAACCTAAGTATATTATCACCGATCAGGATCCTG TGCCTAGCAAGTATGGAGTGACGAGAGAAGATTATTCAGAATTTCTCAAGAAATTGAATGCCATTATATGGGATGAAGACATTGAAGCAGCAGAgttcgatgcaaaatgggaagaaataGGCAGAGAACACACAGTTAATAACATTGATTGA
- the LOC141630910 gene encoding protein FAR1-RELATED SEQUENCE 12-like: protein MDQQRHAQKKLDNDNKHTSPQISTHLAIEVHEVHLYSYKVFEEFKEEVKYSIDTCKSRGFSEGDSLEVTTIRDANRDRNYQVTYCPVTFKETCSSRMLERKGIICRHVIWIYSSNDLKAVPDECVVSRWCKDAVRSKMFDCNFEAAENVDIIDGKQIAMSVMWSEVHQIVMMLMGKYKADVDNFSSLIREFKEILSPLGSPFNKQQ from the exons ATGGACCAACAAAGACACGCGCAAAAGAAGCTCGACAACGATAACAAGCACACTTCTCCTCAAATCTCAACACATCTGGCTATTGAGGTGCACGAGGTACACTTGTACAGTTATAAAGTATTTGAGGAATTTAAAGAAGAGGTCAAGTACTCAATCGATACTTGTAAAAGTAGGGGGTTTTCCGAGGGAGACTCTTTAGAGGTGACAACTATAAGAGATGCAAACAGAGATAGAAATTATCAGGTTACGTACTGCCCAG TTACATTTAAAGAAACTTGTAGCTCCAGAATGCTTGAAAGGAAAGGCATTATATGCCGGCATGTAATATGGATTTACTCATCTAACGACTTGAAGGCTGTTCCAGATGAGTGTGTTGTTAGCAGATGGTGTAAAGATGCAGTCCGCTCTAAAATGTTCGATTGTAATTTTGAAGCAGCTGAGAACGttgatataatagatggaaaaCAGATTGCGATGTCAGTAATGTGGTCTGAGGTTCATCAGATAGTTATGATGCTTATGGGCAAATACAAGGCTGATGTCGACAATTTTTCTAGTCTAATTAGAGAGTTTAAGGAGATACTATCACCCTTAGGATCACCGTTTAATAAACAACAATAG